The Candidatus Scalindua japonica sequence ATAACAAGGTCACCCATTTCCCGTAAAATCGCTGAAAATGAATCCCCCAGTTGTTCATGAAAGCGGTGAAATCGGAAATCCGCATCACCACGCTTAAATATCTTACTGATATTAAAAATGAAAATATTGGCTTCGTCATAAATTGTTAACTGGTCAGGGTTAAATCGTAAATAATTATCACCATCCCATATTGATGGCTGTGGAAAATCAGAAAGCCCGACAAACATATATTTTGGGTGTGATGCATGAAGTTCTGCTCTCAGCTTATCGTAAATGGTGATATTTGGAGAGAGAATAAAGAAGTTTTTATATCCCCTGGTTTTCCACAAATAATAGATAGACGCGCCCATAAGCCGTGTTTTTCCAACTCCCGTTGCAAGGGCAAAGCAGAAAGAGGGAAAGTCCGTATCAAATTTAATCGGTGTTGTCGCTTTGCTCTTTTCACTGGCCCTGGCTTCAACAGTTTCAAGTGTTGCGGTTTTATAATCAAGTCCATTGCTTATGGTATCCAGTAATTCCAGAGCTTTTTCCTGCGGCTCTCTCAAACTCATATATTGTTTTATTAAATAAGGTAAGTTCATCTTTTATCCTCATCAAAATCACATTTTTCCAATAAGTTCCTGGGTATCTTTTTAATCTCAACATTATCAGGTATTTTAAGATTTCTGGATTTCCTGGTGCAGTAAATTAACAATGACTGGTCTTTGCCAATATCTTCCGATAGTGATTCCATATAAGCTTGTGTGAGCAGGCGGGTTGTTACATGCAAAAAACGCTGTTCGCTGCTGATTCCGTGTAAACGGCCATCTTTTCGATAACGGAAATTTTCAATTTTGCAAATTGATTTTATAAGTAAGGTCTCGTCATATTTTGGATTGATAATATATACAGGATGTTTGTCCGTGGAGAGGTCTTTGTCTTTTACAAGCAAAGATTCCGCAAGACGGTAATATTTAAAACTGCCGCCGCCTTTCCAGTTGACTGCTTCGGATATTCCGCCTTGGTCTGTGCCGTCTATTACTTTCTGCATTCTGGGGATAATATGGGTATGGCAATGTTCTCCCAACTCGCACATTATCCATTTGCGCCCCATTTTGTGCGCTACAGCTCCGGTAGTACCGGAACCTGCGAAAGAGTCAAGAACAAGGTCGCCGAGATTTGTGGAAATATGAATTATTCTCTGCAAAATTCTTTCAGGCTTTGGTGTGTCAAAAGGTATCACCTCTGGAAATAGCGCTTGAACCTCTCTTTTCGCCTCTTGCGTATGCCCCACTTCATCATGTGGCCACCAAGTGCGGGGGACAAGACCACTCTGAACTTCATTAAGATAGAGTTTGATTGCAGGTATGTTGTTTCCTTTCTTCCCGAAGCTTATTCTACCATCTTTAACCATGCGCCAAAAATCACTTTCAATCATGCGCCAATGGCTCCCTTTGGGAGGGCTGACTTCTCGACCGGATGGTGTAACAACGGTATACATAAGACCAGCGTGTCGTTCTTCAGCGGCAAAAATTGGACCAAGACGCCATGATCCCTTGGGATCGTTATCCGGATTCTTATAGTTCTTAGAGCTTTTCGCATCTCTTTCAAGCAAATTTCGTTTGTGCCGCCAGTCCAAACCAAGAGGCGAGTACACAAGTAGATAATTGTGCCCAGGTGAAATGGCAGCAGCATTGCTACGTCCATAGAAGTTCTCCCAAACAACAGTAGAAACGAATGCCTTTCTCCCACAGATTTCGTCACATAATACCTTCAGATAATGCCCCTCATTGTCGTCAATGCTGATCCAGATGGCCCCATCAGAGCGCAATAACTTCCAAAGTATTTCAATTCTATCTCGCATGAGTCCCAGCCAAAGAGAGTGTTCCACCCCATCATCATAATGTTCAAAAGCACTGCCTGTATTATAGGGAGGGTCAATATATATACACTTTATCTTCCTTGCAAAATCCTGCTCCAATGCTTTTAAGGAAAGTAGATTATCCCCAAAGATAAGCATGTTTTCACTATTCGGGTCACCGTAGCTTTTTTTCGACTCTTCTATCAGTACACGGGGTTCCAGTTTTACCCGCTCATCTTTACCTACCCAAGTGAGTTCTAATTTCTGTTTCTTTGCCATTTTTTAATTTGTTTCCATTATGGCATTTCCAACGGATATAATTGCATTTTTCCGCATTGACATTGCCAGTAACTACCGCTTTTATTTCTATTCGGCAAGTTTCCACAAATACTGCAAGTCAGAGTTTCACATAATAAAATTGTATGCTCTGCAAAATCTTTCACCTGGGTATCTGAGAGTAATGAACCTGATATATTCCAATGACTTCCTACTTGATTTCTAATAAAAGACATATTTTCAAGTTTTTCGATAAGAGGTTTTATTTCAAGCTCAATTTTTGTTCCATCATCATTATGTTGTATAGTTTTCAGGTGTTTTCTATGCTTTGATAAACTATCAAAAAGAATCCCTAATCCAAACTGCTGTAATGGTTGTCGTGGCACTAATAACCTGTATCTCAGAGCAAGTTGGTCAAGAATACCCTCCAAAAGAATTCCTGCTTTAGATGCAATATTCTGTCGATTATCAACGGTAATATTCTCTTTTAATGTTTTTAGTTCATCAATTAACAACTTCGATTTTGAGTGTCTTATTCCTGCTTGTTTAGTCCAAAGTTGTAAATCAATAAATTGTACTTTGTTAGCCGGTCCACCACCGATACGATAAAAATCCCGCCACGGCCTATAATGTGTGGTAACAACCATATGGGAAAAATTATCAGATTCATCATGCAGTATATTCAGGAAGCGTTCTCTATGTGCTTCATCTGCGGATGTTACAACATCATCAAGAACAATAATTGTGTTGTCATCATTGAAGTATTTTGCCAATGCAAGAAACGTACAAATTCCCAAAGTGTCAAGATGTGCATCACTATAAAATGCTTGCGGTGGTATACCGGTAGAACCCTGAAAAACACAATCATATTCTAACGAACCTCGTACATTTGCCTTTAAGTATAAGCGTATACCTCCCAATCCTTCTTCTGGATGTATTGTCTGATAAAGCCGCTCTACTTCACTTGAGACTGCTGTAAGGATATTATCGACATATTGCTTTCTTACTGTGGGAACTATTCTTTCAAATTTTTTTAACCGTTCAAGAATGGCAGCATCCTTTTTGCTTTTCGCTTCTTTTTCTTTTATGGATTCAAGCAAGGATTTTACTGTTGCTTTTTGATGTTGTTTTTTCCCAGCTCTATCTTTCTGCTCTTCCAGGAATGCTTTATATTTGCCATACTTTTCTAATTCTTTTTTTGCTTTCTCTACATCTGGTTTATTATCAGTATCAGTATCAGTATCAGTATCAGTATCAGTATCAGTATCAGTATCAGTCAATTCAAAAATTAATTTATCATAATCTATTTTACTTTCGTCTTCTACAGCTCCTTTTTTTTGGGTGGCTTCAATTTTTAGAACTAAGTCAGAAGTACATTTCTTATAATCCTCTTCTCTCGTTTTTACTAATCTGTTAGCAGACTCTTTTTCCTTTTGTGCATTTCCTAAAATACCTATAAGCGTTGTCAAACCTGTCATATCAGATAGTCTTTGTATTAGCCTATTTAAAATATCACCACTACTAATTTTCTTTTCACAAACAGGGCAAATATCAATTTGTTCGTTATTAGTGAAATAATCTTTTGCTGTATTGAGAAGCTTTTGTAAATCTTCTTTTGAAGTCTCTTTTTCCTGGAATTTATCCAGTTCTGTAACGGCAAGTTTTTCTTTTTCAGATTGTTCTGCAAAGACTTGTTTTGCTTTTTCTAATGCTATCTTTGTAGTTGTATATTTTTCTTGTAATGTTTGTATTTCTTCTGCATTTTTAATAATTTTTTTGAGTTCGTCTTCCTTTATTTCCGTTACTTCTTTAGCCCATTCTTCTGCTGATTTATTGCTTTCATTTAGTTCCTGTTGTAATTTTTCCAGTGCTTCCTTTGCTTGTGTTACGGAGCGTGTGCTTTCGCTATATTCACTCTCCTGATTACGAATTGCATCTCGTAACGCATTTTCACATTTTTCTATGTATGGAACTGAAAGAAATTGGGAAAGAGTTTCATATCGCTTACTTGGTGGAGCATCTATCAACTTTAAAATATTACTGCGTCTTAAAATATTAGCTACCGGAAAGCCGGAAGGTTCAGTTTCTGGTTCGGCTCCCTGATGTTGGGCTATCCATTCTTTTCCATTAAATTTTAGAGTAACGGAGACATCACCTTTAGTTTTACCTATGGCCGGGAGGTGTAATTTTTTCTTTATAGAACTCTTCTCTTCAATGCTTCCGTATTTCTGATTACAAATAAAGTCTAATGCGTCAACAATTGATGATTTACCTGTTCCATTTTCACCAAAAATCATTACCATTGGTTTGGATTTATCAAAATCAAGTTCCAAGGGTGTAGTTGCACCACGAAAGTCTTTAATTGTTAGCTTTTCAATCCTTTTTGACATTACTCACTCCTTCATTACTTTCAATTGAAAGTTCTGCCATTAATTTCCAGTCTTCTTCTGAAATATTGCCTGATGATAATTTATCGACAATGTCAGACAAATATCTGTCTTTAAGAAGGTTTGCTTCTTTAAGTTTCTTGTGAATCGACTCGGCTACGATTTTATCCGGTTTTTCAATCATGTAACTCTCCATCGAATAATAAAAATCTCATCCAATTCTACTGATTGTTTCAGTTTTGCTTCAATTTCTGAAATCAAATTTTCTTTTCTGTTGTCAACTTCATCTTGAGTTTCAAAGAGACTGCGCCTTTTATCTTTACGCTTCTTCTCTAAATCCTTGGCATCTTTATGCAAGGCAACTTTCTTATCGAGTTCGGCTTCTTTTCTCGCTTCTTTTTTTGTCTCTTTTATTTCTCTGTCCAGATTTTTTAATTCCTGCTCAAGCTGAAATTTTAAATCATCAGCCCATTTATCCAGCTTTTCCATCTCGGACTCAAAATAGTGACCATTACGCTCTGTAATTTCCATTGTAATAACGTTAGTCAACGTTTCTGTTATGGAAGTCAGTTTATCTTCGATATTATCAGGTATGGATGTTTCCAGGCCGGTTTTTCCTGGAACATTGAATAGTTTCTTGCAAGTATCAGGATCGAGAATAGTTACATCATCGGTAATGCCGGAAAAAAGTAAACGCTCTTCTGCCTCAATTGCTGATACTTTTAAAACAGACAGTTTCAACCATCCGCTCTGATTTAACAGTTGCTCAATTACTGATATTCTTTTGGGATGATTACTGCAATTAAAAGATATTTCTCTGCACGGTAGTTCTTTTAATTTAGATTTTTCTATCAATTGTTCTGCCAGAGGATGCCCAAGTCTATAAAAGTGTTCGGTATTACTATTTTTTTGAGTA is a genomic window containing:
- a CDS encoding site-specific DNA-methyltransferase; translation: MAKKQKLELTWVGKDERVKLEPRVLIEESKKSYGDPNSENMLIFGDNLLSLKALEQDFARKIKCIYIDPPYNTGSAFEHYDDGVEHSLWLGLMRDRIEILWKLLRSDGAIWISIDDNEGHYLKVLCDEICGRKAFVSTVVWENFYGRSNAAAISPGHNYLLVYSPLGLDWRHKRNLLERDAKSSKNYKNPDNDPKGSWRLGPIFAAEERHAGLMYTVVTPSGREVSPPKGSHWRMIESDFWRMVKDGRISFGKKGNNIPAIKLYLNEVQSGLVPRTWWPHDEVGHTQEAKREVQALFPEVIPFDTPKPERILQRIIHISTNLGDLVLDSFAGSGTTGAVAHKMGRKWIMCELGEHCHTHIIPRMQKVIDGTDQGGISEAVNWKGGGSFKYYRLAESLLVKDKDLSTDKHPVYIINPKYDETLLIKSICKIENFRYRKDGRLHGISSEQRFLHVTTRLLTQAYMESLSEDIGKDQSLLIYCTRKSRNLKIPDNVEIKKIPRNLLEKCDFDEDKR
- a CDS encoding AAA family ATPase, with the translated sequence MSKRIEKLTIKDFRGATTPLELDFDKSKPMVMIFGENGTGKSSIVDALDFICNQKYGSIEEKSSIKKKLHLPAIGKTKGDVSVTLKFNGKEWIAQHQGAEPETEPSGFPVANILRRSNILKLIDAPPSKRYETLSQFLSVPYIEKCENALRDAIRNQESEYSESTRSVTQAKEALEKLQQELNESNKSAEEWAKEVTEIKEDELKKIIKNAEEIQTLQEKYTTTKIALEKAKQVFAEQSEKEKLAVTELDKFQEKETSKEDLQKLLNTAKDYFTNNEQIDICPVCEKKISSGDILNRLIQRLSDMTGLTTLIGILGNAQKEKESANRLVKTREEDYKKCTSDLVLKIEATQKKGAVEDESKIDYDKLIFELTDTDTDTDTDTDTDTDTDNKPDVEKAKKELEKYGKYKAFLEEQKDRAGKKQHQKATVKSLLESIKEKEAKSKKDAAILERLKKFERIVPTVRKQYVDNILTAVSSEVERLYQTIHPEEGLGGIRLYLKANVRGSLEYDCVFQGSTGIPPQAFYSDAHLDTLGICTFLALAKYFNDDNTIIVLDDVVTSADEAHRERFLNILHDESDNFSHMVVTTHYRPWRDFYRIGGGPANKVQFIDLQLWTKQAGIRHSKSKLLIDELKTLKENITVDNRQNIASKAGILLEGILDQLALRYRLLVPRQPLQQFGLGILFDSLSKHRKHLKTIQHNDDGTKIELEIKPLIEKLENMSFIRNQVGSHWNISGSLLSDTQVKDFAEHTILLCETLTCSICGNLPNRNKSGSYWQCQCGKMQLYPLEMP